A region of Sphingobium baderi DNA encodes the following proteins:
- a CDS encoding TlyA family RNA methyltransferase, whose product MAKVRADQLLVDRGLAESRARAQALILAGHVFLNDRKVEKAGQQVAPDAPLDVRGRDHPWVSRGGIKLAHALDHFAIDVTGLVAIDVGSSTGGFTDVLLAKGAARVYAVDSGTNQLAWKLRSDPRVIVHEQTSARILTASHIPEPVQIIVCDASFISLAKVLERPMTFASSGAMLVALIKPQFEAGREEVSKGGVVRDSAVHDRVCVEVRAWVEMQGWRVEGITPSPITGPQGNVEFLLHARKDGL is encoded by the coding sequence ATGGCGAAGGTGCGCGCCGATCAGCTTCTCGTCGATCGGGGCCTGGCCGAAAGCCGCGCCCGCGCGCAGGCGCTCATCCTGGCGGGCCATGTGTTCCTCAATGACAGGAAGGTCGAGAAAGCCGGGCAGCAGGTCGCGCCCGATGCCCCCCTCGACGTGCGCGGCCGCGATCATCCATGGGTGTCGCGCGGCGGGATCAAGCTGGCCCACGCTCTCGACCATTTCGCCATCGACGTGACCGGCCTTGTGGCCATCGACGTGGGCAGTTCGACCGGCGGCTTCACCGACGTGCTGCTGGCGAAGGGCGCGGCGCGGGTCTATGCGGTGGACAGCGGCACCAACCAGCTTGCGTGGAAGCTGCGTTCCGACCCGCGCGTCATCGTGCATGAACAAACCAGCGCCCGTATCCTGACCGCCAGCCACATCCCTGAACCCGTCCAGATCATCGTTTGCGACGCCAGCTTCATTTCGCTTGCCAAGGTTTTGGAAAGGCCCATGACTTTCGCGTCTTCCGGCGCGATGCTGGTCGCCCTCATCAAGCCGCAGTTCGAGGCGGGGCGGGAAGAAGTGAGCAAGGGCGGCGTCGTCCGCGATTCCGCCGTGCATGATCGCGTGTGCGTGGAAGTGCGCGCCTGGGTGGAGATGCAGGGCTGGCGGGTCGAAGGCATCACGCCCAGCCCCATCACCGGCCCGCAGGGCAATGTGGAGTTCCTGCTCCATGCCCGCAAAGACGGCCTGTGA
- the rplL gene encoding 50S ribosomal protein L7/L12, producing the protein MADINALVDQLSALTVLEAAELSKALEEKWGVSAAAAVAVAAPAGGAAGGAPAEEAKDEFDVVLTGDGGKKINVIKEVRAITGLGLTEAKALVEGAPKAIKEGVGKDEAEKLKKQLEEAGATVELK; encoded by the coding sequence ATGGCAGACATTAACGCACTGGTCGATCAGCTGTCGGCCCTGACCGTCCTCGAAGCCGCTGAGCTGTCGAAGGCTCTGGAAGAAAAGTGGGGCGTTTCGGCCGCTGCTGCCGTGGCGGTTGCCGCTCCGGCCGGTGGCGCTGCTGGCGGCGCGCCTGCTGAAGAAGCCAAGGACGAATTCGACGTCGTCCTGACCGGCGACGGCGGCAAGAAGATCAACGTCATCAAGGAAGTCCGCGCCATCACCGGCCTGGGTCTGACCGAAGCCAAGGCGCTGGTCGAAGGCGCGCCGAAGGCGATCAAGGAAGGCGTCGGCAAGGACGAAGCCGAAAAGCTCAAGAAGCAGCTTGAAGAAGCCGGCGCGACCGTCGAACTCAAGTAA
- a CDS encoding accessory factor UbiK family protein: MQSENRFFDDLAKLVNGAAGTVAGMSREFESNAREKAKQWMGGMDFVSREEFDAVKALAAAAREEVELLKARVDALEGKAPEPVTKTVRANKGKAKDAE; encoded by the coding sequence ATGCAGAGCGAAAACCGCTTTTTCGACGACCTTGCCAAGCTGGTGAACGGCGCCGCCGGGACCGTCGCGGGCATGAGCCGCGAGTTCGAGTCCAATGCCCGCGAAAAGGCGAAGCAGTGGATGGGCGGCATGGATTTCGTCAGCCGCGAGGAATTTGACGCGGTCAAGGCGCTGGCCGCCGCCGCCCGTGAAGAGGTGGAGCTTTTGAAAGCCCGCGTCGACGCGCTGGAAGGCAAAGCGCCCGAACCCGTCACCAAGACCGTCCGCGCGAACAAGGGCAAGGCGAAGGACGCCGAATAA
- the rplJ gene encoding 50S ribosomal protein L10, with the protein MDRNQKAEVVSALNAHLAEVGVVVVTRNLGMTVAQSTDLRQKMRDAGATFKVTKNRLARIALEGTDYTGISDLLTGPVALASSVDPVAAAKVAVEFAKTNDKLEIVGGAMGETLLDANGVKALASMPSLDELRAKIVGLLVAPATKLATVTQAPAAQLARVFNAYAEKNAA; encoded by the coding sequence ATGGATCGTAATCAGAAAGCTGAGGTCGTTTCCGCGCTGAACGCACATCTGGCAGAGGTCGGTGTGGTCGTCGTGACCCGCAACCTCGGCATGACCGTCGCCCAGTCGACGGACCTGCGCCAGAAAATGCGCGACGCCGGCGCAACCTTCAAGGTTACGAAAAACCGCCTCGCCAGGATCGCCCTTGAAGGCACCGACTATACCGGCATCAGCGACCTGCTGACCGGTCCGGTCGCTCTTGCTTCCTCGGTCGATCCGGTCGCAGCCGCCAAGGTTGCGGTCGAATTCGCGAAAACCAACGACAAGCTTGAGATCGTTGGCGGCGCGATGGGCGAGACACTGCTGGATGCGAACGGCGTCAAGGCGCTCGCATCGATGCCGTCGCTGGATGAACTGCGTGCGAAGATCGTTGGGCTGCTCGTTGCGCCCGCGACCAAGCTCGCGACCGTCACCCAGGCGCCGGCAGCGCAGCTCGCGCGGGTTTTCAACGCCTATGCGGAAAAGAACGCGGCCTGA
- a CDS encoding asparaginase domain-containing protein produces MLSPDTPILLLTTGGTIDKIYFDALSDYQVGETVVAKLLEIARVKRPFRIEEVTRKDSLELDDADRAHIRARVVAAHESHIVITHGTDTMTETARVLADIPGKTVVLVGALAPARFGESDASFNLGMAFATVQVAQPGVYITMSGSVFPAAHVVKDREKGAFVPVE; encoded by the coding sequence ATGTTGTCCCCCGACACGCCCATCCTCCTCCTCACCACCGGCGGCACGATCGACAAAATCTATTTCGACGCGCTCTCCGATTATCAGGTGGGCGAAACCGTGGTCGCCAAGCTGCTGGAGATCGCCCGCGTCAAACGCCCCTTCCGCATCGAGGAAGTGACCCGCAAGGACAGTCTGGAACTGGACGATGCCGACCGCGCTCATATCCGCGCCCGCGTCGTCGCGGCCCACGAAAGCCACATCGTCATCACCCACGGCACCGACACGATGACGGAAACCGCCAGGGTGCTGGCCGATATTCCCGGCAAGACGGTGGTGCTGGTCGGCGCGCTCGCCCCCGCGCGTTTCGGTGAGAGCGACGCGAGCTTCAACCTCGGCATGGCCTTCGCCACGGTGCAGGTGGCGCAGCCGGGCGTCTATATCACGATGAGCGGATCGGTCTTTCCCGCCGCGCATGTCGTCAAGGACCGCGAAAAGGGCGCCTTCGTCCCGGTGGAGTGA
- a CDS encoding YnfA family protein, translating to MTTAIIYITAAIAEIAGCFAFWAWLRLDRSPLWLVPGCLSLALFAWLLTLVDTSHAGRAYAAYGGIYITSALLWLWMAEDVRPDRWDLGGATLCLIGAAVILLGPHRT from the coding sequence ATGACCACAGCCATCATCTATATCACAGCAGCCATCGCCGAAATTGCCGGTTGTTTTGCCTTCTGGGCCTGGTTGCGGCTGGACAGGTCGCCGCTCTGGCTGGTTCCCGGCTGCCTTTCGCTGGCCCTGTTCGCCTGGCTGCTGACGCTGGTCGATACCAGCCATGCAGGCCGAGCCTATGCGGCCTATGGCGGCATATACATCACATCCGCGCTGCTGTGGCTGTGGATGGCGGAAGACGTGCGGCCCGATCGCTGGGATCTGGGGGGCGCTACGCTCTGCCTCATCGGCGCGGCCGTCATCCTGCTCGGCCCGCATCGAACCTAG
- a CDS encoding pyrroline-5-carboxylate reductase family protein, which yields MTDIKWPDHLFLVGCGNMAGQMLARWLDCGLDPARVIVLRPSGKPVAEGVRVVSDYPAALPAGTTVLLGMKPYQIADVAASLAPLCGEETRIVSILAGTPLNDLRGHFPAARALVRAMPNLPVGIGQGVTALYTDAATPDEARAAITALIAPLGLAEWMADEGQFNEVTALSGCGPAFLFRFIDALARAGEALGLPADQAARMALATVEGSASMAARASDGPGALADRVASPGGMTREGLNVLDADDRLLRLLTDTLTAARDRGEAMARGG from the coding sequence ATGACCGACATCAAATGGCCCGACCACCTGTTCCTCGTCGGTTGCGGCAATATGGCGGGGCAGATGTTGGCTCGCTGGCTTGATTGCGGCCTCGATCCGGCCCGGGTCATCGTGCTGCGCCCCAGCGGAAAGCCGGTAGCCGAAGGCGTGCGGGTGGTAAGCGATTATCCCGCCGCCCTGCCGGCCGGAACCACCGTTCTGCTGGGGATGAAGCCCTATCAGATCGCCGATGTCGCCGCGTCCCTCGCGCCGCTCTGCGGGGAAGAGACGCGCATCGTCTCGATCCTCGCGGGCACGCCGCTCAACGATTTGCGCGGGCATTTCCCCGCCGCCCGCGCCCTGGTGCGCGCCATGCCGAACCTGCCCGTGGGCATAGGGCAGGGCGTGACGGCGCTCTACACCGACGCCGCGACGCCGGATGAAGCCCGTGCGGCCATAACCGCGCTTATCGCGCCGCTCGGCCTTGCCGAATGGATGGCCGATGAGGGGCAGTTCAATGAAGTGACCGCGCTGTCCGGCTGTGGCCCCGCTTTCCTGTTCCGCTTCATCGACGCGCTGGCGCGGGCGGGGGAGGCGCTGGGCCTGCCCGCCGATCAGGCCGCGCGCATGGCGCTGGCCACGGTGGAGGGTTCCGCCAGCATGGCAGCCCGCGCCAGCGACGGCCCCGGCGCGCTGGCCGACCGCGTCGCCAGTCCCGGTGGCATGACGCGGGAGGGTCTCAATGTGCTCGACGCCGACGATCGCCTGCTCAGGCTGCTGACCGACACGCTGACCGCCGCCCGCGACCGGGGCGAGGCCATGGCGCGGGGCGGCTAG
- a CDS encoding efflux RND transporter periplasmic adaptor subunit: MRFPVALFLCLSLGLTGCGKKQDAKPRPAALVEAAPIGSATFSDDVAAVGTALANEQVVLSAPVTQRITALNFSDGGFVKRGQIIATLAQGQEQAQLAAAQAQALEARQQLDRIKALKARGFATTATFDQQVAAANAALANAQLAKASIGDRVIRAPFSGWASLRTVSVGAIISAGTPIATVSDISRIKLDFTVPETQLSLIRQGQAIKAVSAAWPDRPFSGAIATIDPVVDPATRAVKVRAILPNPDRALKPGMLMTVSVIARQRQSLAVPELAVVGDGEQRSIFIVQDGKVKRTDVRTGLRQNGLVEILDGVKAGQVVVTDGVVKLTDGVPVRMEGAKAPTAAPAR, encoded by the coding sequence ATGCGTTTTCCCGTAGCTCTGTTCCTGTGCCTTTCCCTTGGCTTGACCGGCTGCGGCAAGAAACAGGATGCAAAGCCGCGGCCCGCCGCGCTGGTCGAAGCCGCGCCCATAGGCAGCGCCACTTTTTCCGACGATGTGGCGGCGGTCGGCACCGCGCTCGCCAATGAACAGGTGGTGCTGTCCGCCCCGGTGACGCAGCGCATCACGGCGCTGAACTTCTCCGACGGCGGCTTCGTGAAGCGGGGGCAGATCATCGCCACGCTGGCCCAGGGGCAGGAACAGGCGCAACTCGCCGCCGCGCAGGCGCAGGCGCTGGAAGCGCGTCAGCAACTTGATCGGATCAAGGCGCTCAAGGCGCGGGGCTTCGCCACCACCGCGACCTTCGATCAGCAGGTCGCCGCCGCCAACGCCGCGCTTGCCAATGCCCAACTGGCCAAGGCGTCGATCGGCGACCGTGTCATCCGCGCGCCCTTTTCGGGCTGGGCCAGCCTGCGGACCGTCTCGGTCGGCGCCATCATCTCGGCGGGCACCCCCATCGCGACGGTCAGCGATATTTCGCGGATCAAGCTCGACTTCACCGTACCCGAAACCCAGCTCTCCCTGATCCGGCAGGGGCAGGCGATCAAGGCGGTGTCGGCCGCATGGCCCGACCGGCCCTTCAGCGGCGCCATCGCCACCATCGATCCCGTGGTCGATCCCGCCACCCGCGCGGTGAAAGTCCGGGCGATCCTGCCCAATCCCGACCGTGCACTGAAACCGGGGATGTTGATGACCGTCAGCGTCATCGCGCGCCAGCGCCAGTCGCTCGCCGTGCCGGAACTCGCGGTGGTGGGCGATGGCGAGCAGCGGTCGATCTTCATCGTGCAGGATGGCAAGGTGAAGCGCACCGATGTCCGCACCGGTCTGCGTCAGAACGGCCTCGTTGAAATATTGGATGGCGTAAAGGCGGGACAGGTCGTGGTGACGGATGGCGTCGTCAAGCTGACCGATGGCGTCCCCGTGCGGATGGAGGGCGCAAAAGCCCCCACCGCCGCCCCGGCGCGCTGA
- a CDS encoding YbjN domain-containing protein, whose protein sequence is MMDADEFENGGQEAAPIDMLAAYFEAHGWSFDQMGEDEIVASTQGSWAQYELRGIWRDEDQVLQLLALPDIRVADEKRAAIHETLALINEQLWLGHFELWSSSGIVLFRHGALLGAGGTLTLDQAQVLVETAIDECERFYPVFQFVLWGGKTPSEAISASLIETRGEA, encoded by the coding sequence ATGATGGACGCCGACGAATTTGAAAATGGCGGGCAGGAAGCGGCCCCGATTGATATGCTGGCCGCCTATTTCGAGGCGCATGGCTGGAGCTTCGACCAGATGGGCGAGGATGAGATCGTCGCCAGCACCCAGGGTTCATGGGCGCAATATGAGCTGCGCGGCATCTGGCGGGACGAGGATCAGGTGCTTCAGCTTCTGGCCTTGCCCGACATTCGCGTGGCGGATGAAAAGCGGGCCGCGATCCATGAAACGCTGGCCCTGATCAACGAACAGCTTTGGCTGGGTCATTTCGAACTGTGGTCGTCGAGCGGCATCGTCCTGTTCCGCCACGGGGCATTGCTTGGCGCAGGGGGCACGCTGACGCTCGATCAGGCGCAGGTTCTGGTCGAAACCGCCATTGACGAGTGCGAGCGTTTCTATCCCGTGTTCCAGTTCGTCCTGTGGGGTGGCAAAACGCCATCTGAAGCGATCTCCGCCAGCCTCATCGAAACCCGCGGCGAAGCCTGA
- a CDS encoding efflux RND transporter permease subunit, which yields MQLSDLSVRRPVFAAVVAVLLCIVGLVGYLSLSVREYPDTDPPIVSVETTYTGAAASVVENRITQLLEDSIAGVQGIQTITSTSQDGRSDINIEFSPSRDIDSAANDVRDRVSAAVEDLPEDALAPEIRKVDADSRPILYLTFARPGWNSIQISDYVDRNISDRFSAIDGVARVFISGEARPSTRIWFNAEKLAAFGLTPADVEAALRAQNVELPAGRFESKDQNQTLRVERPFVTPAQFAQLVVGRGDDGYQVKLGDVARIETGAEDPYNMFRANGGNAVGLGIVRQSGANTLEVAERAKALIKELEPTVPQGMRIAIGSDESLFISRAIENVYDTLIEAALLVVLVIFLFLGSVRATLVPAVTVPICLLATCAVMWLCGLSINLLTLLAFVLAIGLVVDDAIVVLENVYHRIEQGDDPLVAAYLGTRQVGFAIISTTLVVCAVFVPVMFLAGQTGLLFRELAIAMVAAIAFSGFISLSLAPMLCSKLLKTAERGRLARWIDARFQRLEAGYARWLDRVLGKPLLPLLGVALFLALSGAAFTLLPNELAPEEDTGVVQGQVMAAEGTGFDRMTVYMDRIEKDLTPLVKDGALQQLLLRAPAGFGGSDDFNSGNVIAFLRPWEDRHLTTAQVADAINKVIAQQPGVRGNAAARSGLGRGRGLPVNLVIAGATYEGLAAARDRIMAAAASNPGLINLDSDYKETKPQMRIDVNQQRAGDLGVSINDISQALQSLLGSRRVTTYVDRGEEYRVLVQAEKEGRQTLADLERIQVRSRSGALIPLSSVVTVREIAGPRQLNRYNKLRAITLTAALAPGTSLGEALSWLEGQASQSPEVLAIGYRGESQSLRETGGSIWLVFGLTILIVYLLLAAQFESFIHPGVIIATVPLAVAGGVLGLLLTAGSINLYSQIGIVMLVGLAAKNGILIVEFANQLRDEGLEVADAIRQAAARRLRPILMTSIATVIGAVPLVIRGGAGAAARHSIGTVVVFGVSLATLITLFLIPIFYSRVAGRTVSPQTVGRRLDSALKDSPDAAE from the coding sequence GTGCAGCTTTCCGACCTTTCCGTCCGCCGCCCGGTCTTTGCCGCGGTGGTCGCGGTGTTGCTCTGCATTGTCGGGCTGGTCGGCTATCTCAGCCTGTCGGTGCGCGAATATCCCGACACGGACCCGCCGATCGTGTCGGTCGAAACCACCTATACCGGCGCGGCGGCCTCCGTCGTGGAAAACCGCATCACGCAGCTTCTGGAAGATTCCATCGCAGGCGTGCAGGGCATCCAGACCATCACCTCCACTTCGCAGGACGGACGGTCGGACATCAATATCGAATTCAGCCCGTCCCGCGACATCGATTCCGCCGCCAACGACGTGCGCGACCGCGTGAGCGCGGCGGTGGAGGATTTGCCCGAAGATGCGCTGGCTCCCGAAATCCGTAAGGTGGATGCGGATTCCCGGCCCATTCTCTATCTCACCTTTGCGCGTCCCGGCTGGAATAGCATCCAGATCAGCGACTATGTCGACCGCAATATTTCCGACCGTTTTTCCGCCATTGACGGCGTCGCCCGCGTGTTCATCAGCGGGGAAGCGCGTCCGTCCACCCGTATCTGGTTCAACGCGGAAAAGCTGGCCGCTTTCGGCCTGACTCCTGCCGATGTGGAAGCTGCGCTGCGGGCGCAGAATGTGGAACTGCCCGCGGGCCGTTTCGAATCGAAGGACCAGAACCAGACCCTGCGCGTCGAGCGGCCCTTCGTCACGCCCGCCCAGTTCGCGCAGCTTGTCGTAGGGCGCGGCGATGACGGCTATCAGGTGAAGCTGGGCGACGTGGCCCGGATCGAAACGGGCGCGGAAGACCCCTATAACATGTTCCGCGCCAATGGCGGCAATGCGGTGGGTCTGGGTATTGTCCGCCAGTCCGGGGCGAACACGCTGGAGGTCGCGGAAAGGGCGAAGGCGCTCATCAAGGAACTGGAACCGACCGTGCCGCAGGGGATGCGTATCGCCATCGGGTCCGACGAATCCCTGTTCATCAGCCGCGCGATCGAAAATGTCTATGACACGCTGATCGAGGCGGCGTTGCTGGTCGTGCTGGTCATTTTCCTGTTTCTGGGATCGGTGCGCGCCACGCTTGTGCCTGCCGTAACGGTGCCGATCTGCCTGCTCGCGACCTGCGCGGTCATGTGGCTGTGCGGCCTGTCGATCAACCTGCTGACGCTGCTCGCATTCGTGCTCGCCATTGGCCTTGTCGTGGACGACGCCATCGTCGTGCTGGAGAATGTCTATCACCGCATCGAACAGGGCGACGATCCGCTGGTCGCGGCCTATCTCGGCACGCGGCAGGTGGGTTTCGCCATCATCTCCACTACGCTGGTGGTTTGCGCGGTGTTCGTGCCGGTCATGTTCCTCGCCGGACAGACGGGCCTGCTGTTCCGCGAACTTGCCATCGCCATGGTCGCGGCCATCGCCTTTTCCGGCTTCATATCGCTCAGCCTTGCGCCCATGCTCTGCTCCAAGCTGCTCAAGACGGCCGAGCGCGGTCGGCTGGCGCGCTGGATCGACGCCCGTTTCCAGCGGCTGGAGGCGGGCTATGCCCGGTGGCTGGACAGGGTGTTGGGCAAGCCGCTGCTTCCCCTGCTGGGCGTGGCTCTGTTCCTGGCGCTTTCGGGCGCGGCTTTCACCCTCTTGCCCAATGAACTGGCCCCGGAAGAGGACACTGGCGTCGTCCAGGGACAGGTGATGGCTGCCGAAGGCACCGGCTTTGACCGGATGACCGTCTATATGGATCGGATCGAAAAGGATCTGACGCCGCTGGTGAAGGACGGCGCGCTCCAGCAATTGCTTCTCCGCGCGCCCGCCGGTTTCGGGGGCAGCGACGATTTCAACAGCGGCAATGTCATCGCCTTTCTTCGTCCGTGGGAGGACCGTCACCTCACCACCGCGCAGGTCGCCGACGCCATCAACAAGGTGATTGCCCAGCAGCCAGGCGTGCGCGGCAACGCCGCCGCCCGATCCGGCCTTGGGCGGGGGCGCGGCCTGCCGGTCAACCTTGTCATCGCGGGCGCCACCTATGAAGGGCTGGCCGCCGCGCGCGACCGGATCATGGCGGCGGCGGCTTCGAACCCTGGCCTCATCAACCTCGATTCCGACTATAAGGAAACCAAGCCGCAGATGCGGATCGACGTGAATCAGCAGCGCGCAGGCGATCTGGGCGTGTCGATCAACGACATCAGCCAGGCCTTGCAGAGCCTGCTCGGTTCCCGCCGCGTCACCACCTATGTCGACCGGGGCGAGGAATATCGCGTGCTGGTGCAGGCCGAAAAGGAAGGCCGCCAGACGCTTGCCGATCTTGAACGCATCCAGGTCCGCTCGCGCAGCGGCGCGCTCATCCCGCTTTCGTCGGTCGTCACGGTTCGCGAGATCGCCGGTCCGCGCCAGCTCAACCGCTATAACAAGTTGCGGGCCATTACGCTGACCGCCGCGCTTGCGCCCGGCACTTCGCTGGGCGAGGCGCTCAGCTGGCTGGAAGGGCAGGCGAGCCAGTCGCCCGAAGTGCTCGCCATCGGCTATCGCGGCGAAAGCCAGTCGCTGCGCGAAACCGGCGGGTCGATCTGGCTGGTATTCGGCCTCACCATCCTGATCGTCTACCTGCTGCTTGCCGCCCAGTTCGAAAGCTTCATCCATCCCGGCGTCATCATCGCCACGGTGCCGCTGGCGGTTGCGGGCGGCGTGCTGGGCCTCCTGCTGACGGCGGGGTCGATCAATCTCTACAGCCAGATCGGCATCGTCATGCTGGTGGGGCTGGCCGCGAAAAACGGCATATTGATCGTGGAGTTCGCCAACCAGCTTCGCGACGAAGGGCTGGAAGTCGCCGACGCCATCCGACAGGCGGCGGCCCGCCGTCTGCGCCCGATCCTGATGACCTCCATCGCCACGGTGATCGGGGCGGTGCCGCTGGTCATCCGGGGCGGAGCGGGAGCGGCGGCGCGGCACAGCATCGGCACGGTCGTCGTGTTCGGCGTGTCGCTGGCCACGCTCATCACGCTTTTCCTGATCCCGATCTTCTATTCGCGGGTTGCGGGACGAACCGTTTCACCGCAAACCGTGGGACGGCGGCTGGATTCGGCGCTCAAGGATTCGCCCGACGCCGCCGAGTGA
- a CDS encoding TspO/MBR family protein codes for MNQIASPGQLRLAYLRWALVTVPAILFLGFLSGKLANSGYGNRWFAALAKPELMPPGWVFGAAWTLLYILMALAFAMVLHARGARGRGVAIALFLIQFALNLIWSPLFFRAHQVGDALALILVLTVLVAVTTALFQRIRRAAGWLLLPYLLWLAFATYLNYEVDRLNPDAETLVVPALRTQI; via the coding sequence ATGAACCAGATCGCGTCGCCCGGTCAGTTGCGCCTTGCCTATCTGCGCTGGGCGCTGGTGACGGTTCCCGCGATCCTCTTTCTCGGTTTCCTGTCGGGAAAGCTCGCCAATAGCGGCTATGGCAATCGCTGGTTCGCCGCGCTTGCCAAGCCGGAGCTGATGCCGCCCGGCTGGGTATTCGGCGCGGCCTGGACGCTGCTCTATATCCTGATGGCGCTGGCCTTCGCGATGGTGCTCCATGCGCGCGGTGCACGGGGGCGGGGCGTTGCCATCGCCCTGTTCCTGATCCAGTTCGCCTTGAACCTGATCTGGTCGCCGCTGTTCTTCCGCGCGCATCAGGTCGGCGACGCGCTGGCGCTGATCCTTGTCCTTACCGTGCTGGTGGCGGTCACGACGGCGCTTTTCCAGCGCATTCGCCGGGCGGCGGGATGGCTGCTGCTGCCTTATCTGCTGTGGCTGGCCTTTGCCACTTACCTCAACTATGAGGTCGACCGGCTGAACCCGGACGCAGAAACCCTTGTCGTCCCGGCGCTTCGCACCCAGATATGA